In the Sporanaerobacter acetigenes DSM 13106 genome, ATTCTTATTCTTTATCTCTAATTACAGCATTTAATCACATTCTAATTTTATTTAATTTGAAATTTTATGTAATTTTGAACCTAAATCTAAGTTAATTTTATTTGAAATTTGTGGGGTTTTAAAACAGTATACTTAAAACTAATTAAAGTTACTCAAAAACATTGCATATTAAATAGGTTTATACTATACTTTATAGTAAGAGGTGATTATTATAAAACTTACTATAAAAGAAGCAAGTGAATATTTAGGAGTTGCAAAATCAACTCTAAGAAGATGGGAATATGAAGGGAAGATAAAGCCTGAAAGGACAGCTGGAGG is a window encoding:
- a CDS encoding MerR family DNA-binding transcriptional regulator is translated as MIIIKLTIKEASEYLGVAKSTLRRWEYEGKIKPERTAGG